The window GGGAACTGGACCGTATGGCCAGCCTGGATCGTATTCTTCTGCGAATCGCCATGGTGGAACTGACTTACATTCCCGAAGTCCCCATGAAGGTGGCTATTTCCGAAGCGGTTCAGATTGCTGCCAAGTTCAGCACTGATTCTTCCTCGTCTTTTGTTAATGGTTTGCTGACCGGCTTCTTGCAGAGCCGCGGCATCGTGATTCCGGGTACTAAGGAGAAGTAACGTGTTCAATAAAGAAAAGTGGATGAAGCATATTTTTGCAGGTATCACCTGCTTGGTTGCCTTGGTTGTCTATGCCATGACCATGGCTCCCACCGTTTCCTTCTGGGACTGCGGTGAATTCGTGGCCTGTGCTAACACCCTCGGTATTCCCCATCCTCCTGGAACCCCCTTCTTCGTTTTCTTTGCCCGTGCAGTAATTGTTCTTCTGCCTTTTGTTGAAGAAATCGCAAAGCGCGTGAACTACATTTCTGTGGTTAGCTCCGCTGCGACTGTTTATGTTACCGCCCTTTTCGCCTGGGAACTTCTGGCAACCGTCCTTAAGACCGACGCCCTTGCTCAAAAGATCTCCGAAAAGGTTCGTTATATTGTTCTCGGTACCGCAGCCCTGGTGGCTGGTTTCTTGCTGACCTTCTCTGATACCTTCTGGTTCAACGCCGTGGAAGCTGAAGTTTACGGCATTGCCATGCTCATCTTGATGCTGGTGTCTTACCTGGGTCTGGTCTGGTACAACAAGCGCGAAGATGAAGATTATGCAAACCGCATTCTGATTTTCATTTGCTACATCGCATTCCTCGGTGTTGGCGCTCACTTGTACACAATGCTTACCGTTCCTGCCGTGTTTGCCTTGCTGCTGGTGGCAGAACCTAAGAAGATTGTGGAACGCAT of the Fibrobacter sp. UWH6 genome contains:
- the nusB gene encoding transcription antitermination factor NusB, which gives rise to MAQVSFRPARVFAMQLLYAMEITGQTVAQALPGVLEAQEIHDNQKKYGMRLVDLIQEHRADLDESIKAAAAHWELDRMASLDRILLRIAMVELTYIPEVPMKVAISEAVQIAAKFSTDSSSSFVNGLLTGFLQSRGIVIPGTKEK